A single genomic interval of Desulfuromonas sp. harbors:
- a CDS encoding GGDEF and EAL domain-containing protein produces MPEIAEKGMNSSGNQSFPERLALADSSRGRGPKRAWSCPTSSIILIFTVCAVFIAELLVMFVSPTFGTLSPLDVALLDALLLTLVLFPVFLRCFLRPYRERLRQLHCAEETLNVEHSFLQSVIDGVIDPIMVIDLECRILLMNQAARLYLPPGEGDGEGLRCHQVSHRSDQPCRGEDHPCPLEEVLRTGSEAIVVHQHRLADGELRSYELKASPLRDASGKVAGIIESSRDITERLHAESQLRRKEARLKHLAHHDPLTQLPNRLLLRDRLEQALHKAERRKRQAALLFLDLDRFKTINDSIGHDVGDQLLREVAQRLSGCVRKSDTLARLGGDEFLVVVEEFQKFTDLATVAESILGTLARPFNIRNHELYVTASIGISVYPADGMDSEGLLRCADVAMYRSKERGRNTYQFYTPDMNARAHERLLLEGDLRRALDQEQFVLHYQPQVELPSGRLIGVEALLRWRHSKRGLVPPADFIPLAEETGLIVPIGEWVLRQACRQGRAWQESGLAPVRMAVNISGRQFRQPNFVDTVDEILGETGLDPRWLELEITESVIMGDVEESIMTLTDLKVRDIHLAVDDFGTGYSSLSYLKRFPISRLKVDRSFVRDVTSDPNDAAIAGSIVALGRSMGLDVVAEGIETPEQLAFMKERGCQQGQGFLFSRPLPAEQIESFLRREQSGEQGTFFPEETGGAATRGRRVGEMMPVEGCRVDKK; encoded by the coding sequence GTGCCCGAAATTGCTGAAAAGGGCATGAATAGCAGCGGGAACCAATCCTTTCCGGAGAGGTTGGCTCTTGCGGACTCCTCTCGGGGGAGGGGTCCCAAACGAGCCTGGTCCTGCCCGACCTCCTCCATCATCCTGATCTTCACCGTTTGCGCGGTGTTCATCGCCGAACTCCTGGTGATGTTTGTGAGCCCGACCTTCGGCACGCTCTCCCCCCTGGACGTGGCTCTTCTGGACGCCCTTCTGCTCACCCTGGTCCTCTTCCCCGTCTTTTTGCGCTGTTTTCTCCGCCCCTATAGGGAACGTCTCCGGCAGCTGCACTGTGCCGAGGAGACTCTCAACGTCGAGCATTCCTTCCTGCAGTCTGTCATCGACGGGGTCATAGATCCGATCATGGTCATCGATCTGGAGTGCCGGATTCTGCTCATGAACCAGGCCGCACGGCTCTATCTTCCCCCGGGAGAAGGGGACGGGGAGGGGCTTCGTTGCCATCAGGTCTCCCATCGTTCCGACCAGCCGTGCCGGGGGGAGGACCATCCCTGCCCCTTGGAGGAGGTGCTCCGCACCGGCAGCGAGGCGATTGTGGTTCACCAGCACCGCCTTGCGGACGGCGAGTTGCGCAGCTATGAACTCAAGGCCTCACCCCTGCGGGACGCCTCGGGAAAGGTGGCGGGGATCATCGAGTCGTCCCGGGACATCACCGAACGACTGCATGCCGAGTCTCAGCTGCGAAGAAAAGAGGCGCGCCTCAAGCATCTGGCTCACCATGACCCCCTGACCCAGCTGCCCAACCGGCTGTTGCTGCGTGACCGCCTGGAGCAGGCCCTGCACAAGGCCGAGCGCCGCAAACGCCAGGCGGCCCTCCTGTTTCTCGACCTCGACCGCTTCAAGACCATCAACGATTCCATCGGCCACGATGTCGGCGACCAACTGCTGCGGGAGGTGGCCCAGCGCCTCTCCGGCTGCGTGCGCAAGAGCGATACCCTGGCCCGCCTCGGGGGGGACGAGTTCCTCGTCGTGGTGGAGGAGTTCCAGAAGTTCACCGACCTGGCCACGGTGGCCGAGAGCATCCTCGGAACCCTCGCCCGCCCCTTCAACATCCGCAACCACGAGCTGTACGTGACCGCCAGTATCGGCATCAGCGTTTATCCTGCTGACGGCATGGATTCGGAGGGATTGTTGCGGTGTGCCGACGTCGCCATGTATCGCTCCAAGGAGCGGGGGCGCAACACCTACCAGTTCTACACCCCGGATATGAACGCCCGGGCCCACGAGCGGCTGCTCCTCGAGGGGGATCTGCGCCGGGCCCTTGACCAGGAGCAGTTCGTCCTTCACTACCAGCCCCAGGTCGAGCTGCCCAGCGGGCGTCTGATCGGGGTGGAGGCCCTGCTGCGCTGGCGCCATTCCAAGCGGGGGCTCGTTCCCCCTGCCGATTTCATCCCCCTGGCAGAGGAGACCGGGTTGATCGTGCCCATCGGAGAGTGGGTGCTGCGGCAGGCCTGCCGACAGGGCCGTGCCTGGCAGGAGTCGGGCCTGGCTCCGGTGCGGATGGCGGTCAATATCTCCGGACGTCAGTTCCGGCAGCCCAACTTCGTCGATACCGTCGACGAGATTCTCGGTGAAACCGGGCTCGACCCGCGCTGGCTGGAGCTGGAAATCACCGAAAGCGTGATCATGGGGGACGTGGAGGAGAGCATCATGACCCTGACCGATCTCAAGGTCCGCGACATCCATCTGGCGGTGGACGATTTCGGCACGGGCTACTCGTCCCTCAGCTACCTGAAGCGTTTTCCCATCTCCAGGCTGAAGGTCGACCGTTCCTTTGTCCGTGACGTGACCAGCGACCCCAACGATGCGGCCATCGCCGGGTCGATCGTGGCGCTGGGCCGGAGCATGGGGCTCGATGTTGTGGCAGAGGGGATCGAGACCCCCGAACAGCTCGCCTTCATGAAGGAGCGGGGGTGCCAGCAGGGGCAGGGTTTCCTGTTCAGCCGGCCCCTGCCTG
- a CDS encoding Spy/CpxP family protein refolding chaperone, with translation MKNRFFITALALMTAASGGLFISGMSPPAIAEEIALAEDAPMMGRYGERGRGPGHRIEAMAEVLELSEEQQAQIEAVMAAEREATEPYREQMRQTREELRETMQDGAFDEARIRALAARQAAAKTEMIVSKARTHSKIFAFLTPEQQVLAKKLRPLMGPRKGPRHFMH, from the coding sequence ATGAAAAACCGATTCTTCATCACCGCTCTTGCCCTCATGACTGCCGCCAGCGGGGGGCTGTTCATCAGCGGCATGTCCCCGCCGGCCATCGCCGAGGAGATCGCTCTGGCAGAGGATGCCCCGATGATGGGGCGCTATGGGGAGAGAGGGCGCGGCCCCGGCCACCGAATAGAGGCCATGGCCGAGGTTCTGGAACTGAGCGAAGAGCAGCAGGCCCAGATCGAGGCCGTCATGGCGGCCGAGCGAGAGGCGACCGAGCCCTATCGGGAGCAGATGAGGCAGACCCGCGAGGAGCTTCGCGAAACCATGCAGGACGGCGCCTTTGACGAAGCCAGGATCCGGGCCCTTGCGGCCCGCCAGGCTGCGGCGAAAACCGAAATGATCGTGTCCAAGGCGCGGACCCACAGCAAGATTTTCGCCTTTCTGACCCCCGAACAACAGGTTCTGGCGAAGAAACTTCGCCCCCTGATGGGCCCCCGAAAAGGCCCCCGGCACTTCATGCATTAA